The following are encoded together in the Salmonella enterica subsp. enterica serovar Choleraesuis genome:
- a CDS encoding hydrolase encodes MTKPYVRLDKKDAAVLLVDHQAGLLSLVRDIDPDKFKNNVLALGDLAKYFGLPTILTTSFETGPNGPLVPELKEQFPDAPYIARPGNINAWDNEDFVKAVKATGKKQLIIAGVVTEVCVAFPALSAIEEGFDVFVVTDASGTFDAITRNAAWERMSQAGAQLMSWFGVACELHRDWRNDIEGLGTLFSNHIPDYRNLMTSYNKLSAK; translated from the coding sequence ATGACAAAACCCTATGTTCGTCTGGATAAAAAAGACGCTGCCGTCCTGTTAGTCGATCACCAGGCCGGTCTGTTATCTCTGGTGCGCGATATTGACCCGGACAAATTTAAAAATAACGTCCTGGCTCTGGGAGATTTAGCAAAATATTTTGGTCTGCCGACCATTCTCACCACCAGTTTTGAAACCGGCCCTAATGGCCCTCTGGTTCCTGAGCTGAAAGAACAATTCCCCGATGCTCCATACATCGCTCGTCCCGGTAACATTAACGCCTGGGATAACGAGGATTTTGTTAAAGCCGTCAAAGCGACCGGTAAAAAGCAGCTTATTATCGCCGGTGTAGTTACCGAGGTGTGCGTAGCATTCCCTGCGCTATCCGCGATTGAAGAAGGCTTCGACGTTTTTGTCGTAACTGATGCTTCCGGCACCTTCGATGCCATTACTCGCAACGCGGCCTGGGAGCGAATGTCACAAGCCGGCGCTCAGTTAATGTCATGGTTTGGCGTTGCCTGTGAGCTGCATCGTGACTGGCGGAATGATATTGAAGGTTTGGGTACTCTATTCTCCAACCATATCCCGGACTACCGCAACCTGATGACCAGCTATAACAAGCTCAGCGCTAAGTAA
- the smpB gene encoding SsrA-binding protein: MTKKKAHKPGSATIASNKRARHEYFIEEEFEAGLSLQGWEVKSLRAGKANISDSYILLRDGEAYLFGATFQPLSVASTHVVCDPTRSRKLLLKQRELDSLYGRVNREGYTVVALSIYWKNAWAKLKIGVARGKKEHDKRDDIKEREWKLDKARIMKHANR; this comes from the coding sequence ATGACAAAGAAAAAAGCACACAAACCTGGCTCAGCCACTATCGCGTCCAACAAACGCGCTCGCCACGAATACTTTATTGAAGAAGAGTTCGAAGCCGGACTCTCGCTACAAGGCTGGGAAGTAAAATCCCTGCGTGCCGGTAAAGCTAATATCAGCGACAGCTATATCTTGCTGCGCGATGGTGAAGCCTATCTGTTTGGCGCCACCTTTCAGCCGCTATCGGTTGCCTCAACACACGTAGTTTGTGACCCAACCCGTAGCCGTAAGCTATTGCTCAAACAACGTGAGCTGGACTCGCTGTATGGTCGCGTAAATCGAGAAGGCTACACCGTTGTTGCCCTTTCTATTTACTGGAAAAACGCGTGGGCCAAACTCAAAATTGGCGTGGCTCGTGGTAAGAAAGAACACGACAAACGTGACGATATTAAAGAACGCGAGTGGAAGCTCGACAAAGCGCGGATTATGAAACACGCCAATCGCTAA
- a CDS encoding ubiquinone-binding protein, with protein sequence MPQISRSALVPYSAEQMYQLVNDVKSYPDFLPGCTGSRVLNASPSEMTAAVDVAKAGISKTFTTHNTLTSNQSILMNLVDGPFKKLMGIWKFTPLSADACRIEFHLDFEFTNTLIELAFGRIFKELASNMVQAFTSRAKEIYSVV encoded by the coding sequence ATGCCGCAAATTAGTCGTTCTGCACTGGTGCCATACAGCGCTGAGCAGATGTATCAGCTTGTTAATGATGTAAAATCATACCCAGACTTTTTACCTGGCTGCACCGGAAGCCGGGTGTTAAATGCGTCTCCTTCGGAAATGACGGCCGCTGTTGATGTTGCCAAGGCGGGGATCAGTAAGACGTTTACCACTCACAATACTCTCACCAGCAATCAAAGCATTTTGATGAATCTGGTCGACGGGCCTTTTAAAAAACTGATGGGGATTTGGAAGTTTACCCCACTCAGTGCCGATGCCTGCCGGATTGAATTCCATTTAGATTTTGAGTTTACCAATACGCTTATCGAACTCGCTTTTGGTCGAATCTTTAAGGAACTCGCTTCCAATATGGTTCAGGCTTTTACCAGCAGGGCAAAGGAGATTTACAGTGTCGTCTGA
- the rnfH gene encoding protein RnfH: MSSEISVEVAYALPEKQYLLKVRLPEGGDVEQAIRASGILELRPEIDLQSSKTGVYSRPVPLDHQLADGDRVEIYRPLIADPKELRRLRAERSAQKK; this comes from the coding sequence GTGTCGTCTGAAATCTCTGTTGAAGTGGCCTATGCATTGCCTGAAAAGCAGTATTTGTTGAAAGTAAGGCTCCCTGAAGGGGGAGATGTAGAGCAGGCGATTCGGGCTTCTGGCATTCTGGAGCTGCGCCCGGAGATAGATCTTCAGTCCTCTAAAACGGGCGTTTATAGTCGGCCCGTACCTTTAGATCATCAACTGGCTGATGGTGACAGGGTAGAGATTTATCGCCCGCTAATTGCCGATCCGAAAGAGTTGCGCCGTCTGCGTGCTGAGCGTTCGGCTCAAAAGAAATAA
- the smpA gene encoding outer membrane protein assembly factor BamE translates to MLERVVYRPDINQGNYLAPNDISKLRIGMTQQQVAYTLGTPMMTDPFGTNTWFYVFRQQPGHENATQQTLTLTFNSSGVLTNIDNKPKLTNQD, encoded by the coding sequence ATGCTGGAGCGAGTGGTCTATCGTCCGGATATCAATCAGGGCAACTACCTGGCTCCTAACGACATCTCTAAGCTGCGCATTGGGATGACTCAACAACAGGTTGCTTATACTCTCGGCACCCCAATGATGACCGACCCATTCGGCACTAACACCTGGTTCTACGTATTCCGTCAGCAGCCGGGTCATGAAAATGCAACCCAGCAGACGCTGACTCTGACGTTTAACAGCAGCGGTGTGCTTACCAACATCGATAACAAGCCAAAGCTGACGAATCAAGATTAA
- a CDS encoding DNA repair protein RecN produces MLVQLTISNFAIVRELEIDFDRGMTAITGETGAGKSIAIDALGLCLGGRADAEMVRRGANRTDLCARFSLKDTPAAQRWLEENQLEDGRECLLRRVINSDGRSRGFINGTAVPLSQLRELGQLLIQIHGQHAHQLLLKPDHQKLLLDGYSNDNELLQQMAADYRRWHQSCRMLAQHQQQSQERVARSELLQYQLKELNEFAPLAGEFEQIDEEYKRLANGGQLMTLGQQALNILAEDEQANLQSQLYSARQLLGELCSLDEKLSPVLNMLEEAAIQITEASDELRHYCDRMDLDPNRLYELEQRISRQIALARKHQITPEALPQFHQALLAEQQQLEDHSSSLEALTEAVESHHNQALETASRLHQSRIACATELSELITQSMHALAMPHGLLAIDVAFDASHLAADGADRIDFKVTTNPGQPAQALAKVASGGELSRIALAIQVITARKMDTPALIFDEVDVGISGPTAAVVGQLLRQLGESTQVMCVTHLPQVAGCGHHHFYVCKETDGEMTETRMQRLDKRARLQELARLLGGSEVTRNTLANAKDLLAA; encoded by the coding sequence ATGCTGGTACAGCTGACCATCAGTAACTTCGCTATCGTTCGTGAACTTGAAATCGATTTTGATCGCGGAATGACGGCCATCACCGGGGAAACCGGCGCCGGTAAATCCATCGCTATTGATGCGCTTGGGCTATGCCTTGGCGGCCGAGCCGACGCCGAGATGGTCAGGCGCGGTGCCAACCGTACCGACCTGTGCGCCCGCTTTTCACTTAAAGACACCCCGGCCGCGCAGCGCTGGCTGGAAGAAAACCAGCTGGAAGATGGTCGCGAATGCCTGTTACGCAGGGTTATCAATAGCGACGGTCGCTCCCGCGGATTTATTAACGGTACGGCGGTTCCGCTCTCTCAGCTACGTGAACTTGGCCAGCTTCTTATCCAAATTCACGGCCAGCACGCCCATCAATTGCTGCTAAAACCCGATCACCAAAAGCTACTGCTGGACGGTTACTCCAATGACAACGAGCTGCTGCAACAAATGGCAGCAGATTATCGCCGCTGGCACCAGAGCTGCCGGATGCTGGCTCAGCATCAGCAGCAAAGCCAGGAGAGAGTGGCGCGCAGCGAACTGCTGCAATATCAGCTCAAAGAGCTTAATGAGTTTGCACCGCTGGCCGGTGAGTTCGAGCAAATTGATGAGGAATATAAGCGTCTGGCCAACGGTGGTCAGCTTATGACTCTGGGCCAGCAGGCGCTTAATATTCTGGCGGAAGATGAGCAGGCTAATCTGCAAAGCCAGCTATACAGCGCGCGTCAGTTATTAGGCGAATTATGTTCACTGGATGAAAAGCTGTCCCCGGTGCTGAATATGCTTGAAGAAGCCGCCATCCAGATAACCGAGGCCAGTGACGAATTACGCCACTATTGCGACAGAATGGATCTTGATCCGAATCGTCTGTACGAGCTGGAACAGCGAATTTCACGTCAGATAGCCCTGGCGCGAAAACATCAGATAACGCCAGAAGCGCTGCCTCAATTCCATCAGGCACTTCTGGCCGAACAGCAGCAGCTCGAAGACCACTCCAGTTCACTGGAAGCGCTGACCGAAGCAGTGGAATCTCACCATAATCAGGCGCTGGAAACTGCATCCCGTTTACATCAGAGCCGTATCGCCTGCGCCACAGAGCTGAGCGAACTGATTACACAAAGCATGCATGCACTGGCTATGCCGCACGGTTTGCTGGCAATCGATGTCGCATTTGACGCCAGCCACCTCGCTGCTGACGGTGCCGACCGTATCGATTTTAAGGTCACGACTAACCCCGGTCAGCCCGCCCAGGCTCTGGCGAAAGTAGCATCAGGCGGTGAGCTTTCTCGTATTGCTCTCGCCATCCAGGTGATTACTGCCCGCAAAATGGATACGCCGGCATTGATATTCGATGAAGTCGATGTCGGAATCAGTGGCCCTACCGCGGCCGTTGTCGGGCAGCTTCTGCGCCAGCTGGGCGAATCAACACAGGTTATGTGTGTTACCCACCTGCCCCAGGTTGCTGGCTGCGGTCATCATCACTTCTACGTCTGCAAAGAGACAGATGGCGAAATGACTGAAACCCGCATGCAGCGTCTGGATAAACGCGCCCGGTTACAGGAGCTGGCGCGTTTGTTAGGCGGCAGTGAAGTGACCCGTAATACCCTGGCAAATGCTAAAGATTTGCTGGCTGCCTGA